The genomic DNA CCATAAGACATCAGAATGTCAAACAACTTGTGGTGCAAAATATCCGTAATCTCCAAAACAGAAGGTGCTTCTGTGGTATGTGCAACTTTGTAAGCATGGATATGTTCAgctaaacaaaatgttttcagtGCAGTTGTTATCAAAAGGACCTGCTCATCTTTGATAACAATATTCTGGATTACATGAAATACAGGCATGTCATTCTGAACTTGAACACAAACCGCTAACCCTAACCGATAAGTATTTCCACAGCGCTTGACCCATTTCACATTTAGGACCTTAGTCCACATAGGTACATTAAGTTTCTCAGCCAGCTCAGCACCAACTTCCATTTCATTCAAGGGGGCCATTTTCCCAGGACCTAATTTCATGTCATTTGGATTAAATGTTTGCCAAATGTAAGCCATTTGGCACTGGTGTTTCTTTGCTAATGTTTTCGttatgtttttaaagcttttcaactgctttttaaaaaagttaTGCTTCGCTTCGTAACGCATGCACCAACaatgtagcagtggtccaatttTCTGCATACAACTggggtaatgcaccataaaatgaTGCTTTGGCAACAAGTTCTTATCAGGAAACAAACGCTTAAACAAACTGTGGTGCTCTGCAATCAGGTGTTTCAAATAAATGGTGATACCAGTGGATATAACTGAAGAAAACACTATATTGACTATCTGAagcaataaaatgaacaaataccAGTGCTGATCATTAGGACGCACAAGATCTCCAAACATAATGGGTAGATGACGcagtaaacaccagctctgagtGGCATTTAAGCCCAGGTCATTGGAACCCTCTCTTAATGCTACACCAGGAggtttgttgttttgttccaTGAAGCCATAATTAAAACTCTGAATTCGTCTGTGTACTTCTGCTGATGTGGTGTAATTGTCAATCAGGTGCTGAATAAGTAATTTCATCTCATATTGTGCAACCCCCTCTAATATATCATGCATGATATCAACCGAAAAATTTGCAGTGGTGTGGAAATATTGCAAAGAATTTAAAAGGCAAGACTTTTTTACTCCCATTACATAAGGTAGACTGGGATTGCTCTGCATATTCTGACAGTGTTCAGCATGAAGTTCTTTAGTTCGCACTGACATCTTTGGACTATCTTCACTGAACTCTGTCTGAAAGTCTTCTTTCTCTAGTAGGCAAAAGCGGCAACAGTACCTAGCACTAAACGATTCCACAAAACCAAATAAAGAATGGACACCGAGGTTGTCACCAGTAACTTGGACAATGGTTCCATAAACTGTATGATCAAATAAAGGAATCTGAATTCCATTGGTTTCCAGTGTTGAGATATCCTGGACAAGCGGCCCTAGTATTTTATCAAACCCATAAGTTTTGATATCTTGTGCATGAAATAAAGCAACTAAATGGATATTTAGTAAACTCGAGTTGTATTTAGGGGAAATATTTCTAAGGGTAAAATAGATAGCTCCTAACTTATGTATTCCTCGTTTTGATCCAAGGGGGTTTGAGCATTCAAATTCATCAAAAAAAGCTGGATCTGAACTGCATGTCTTTGTTTTGAGAAGAGCGCATGATTCTTAAAGAATTCTCCATCGTGTATGTCATAAAGACAATTTGGTCTTTGTTGTGAATCTCTCGTCATCATATCTTTAATGTTAGGGTGCTTATAAATGGACTGTAATGTCTCAAGAATTGGTATATATACAAATTTATCCTTAACAATGGTTTGGGCATAAGTTCCAGTTGTTCTGTTACGCCGTGTAGCAAATCTTGTTCCGAGAACATATTCAACAGGATCTATTTTTCCCCATTTCTCTGAAAAGTACTGCATTCTCTTGCTCTCAGTGTTTAATGCCACAAAAGGattttgcattttttcaaaaCACTGATCAATTTGAGACTCAACAGCACTCTTTATGGAGAGTGCTGTTGAGCCTAAAGATAGGCTGTTTTTCACAGATTCTTGAGTTTGACTATGAACGTCTCCAATCACTTCTTCTAGAGCACTAACAACATAgttaatagttgtctctgcgacACCAGCAACTTTAAGTTCAGCTACCACTGTTGCACAACTGTTTACTATATTTGTTTTTAAGAGTACAGACTCACAAGGTGAATTTTGGTTTGGTAAAACACCTACATCCCCTAATGAAATGGAGTTGGTGGTGGATGAGCTTTCACCATAATCGGTGCGTGAACTGTCAATTGCACAACACTTGCTGAGATGCTTTCGTAATCCAGAAAAACTatggtaaacatgtgaacaaccTCTTTGAGCACATTTTAACTTCAGACTTTTTCCTGGACAAAGGCCATGAACTAACTTAAAGTGCCTTATAAGGGCATTGGCACTAGCATGCCCCCTTTTACAAATGAAACAATTCATCTGCTCACTGGAGCATTCTAGCTCTCAACTCAGCCACTCTGGGATTCACCTTGGTGGTTTCAACATCTATGTCATAGACAGTGGTTTGCAGAAAGCTATACACATTGGTCAATTCCTGACAGTATGAGGTGCCAAAGACAAAGTGAGCTTTGAAAAGCTCATCAACACAGGCTAGTGAATTAGAGGCCTTACAGGGTAGAGCATGTTGGTCAATTACAATAAAACAAGACTGGACCCTACTTCTCTTCGGCCCAACAACAAGTAGATATGGCTGGAGACTCTCTCCAATGCTATCCAAGTGCCCTTGGATACTGGTTCCGGTCTGTAAAAGAATGAAAACACATTAGTGCCAATGTGACTTAACAGATAAAGTCAATATACAGCATGAATAAAGATACAGTGATGTCTTCCACCAAAGTTTCTCTATTACATACTTCCAACAGATTGTTACTAAGTATGTGTTAAGTAGAAAAGAATAGCACAAGAACAATAATTTAAAGGACAGGTGATCTTTAAGAACCTGTATGAGAAGTAAGCATGTTCAAGGTCACATAGTAACACGACATTATGAACTAGTGTCATTTGATCAGCTTCATCAGTAGCTTCACCTTGATGAATTTCACAAGACAATCATATGCTTGTCTAGCTGAGATTTTTCCCGGTCTTTTGCGGCCTTGACTTGAGGGTGGCAAAAGGTGAACCAGCATCAGAATGGAAGACATATCGCTGTCCCAACCTGGAGACacggaaaacaaaataaacaaaaaaataataaaaaataggctTTTAGGTTTGGTTTTTAGGTAGAAGGGGTTGAACATACCCTCCTACTCATTTTAACTTGACTTATCTTCAACTTGGATGATGTGCTGGTATAAATACATTAACCACTCCAGTACCTTAGTTTATACTGCACACAGATTCAGTATTAACAGCACATTCATGGCCAAGTCTTGATGACAACAGATGTGTGGATGAATTAAGGTGAAACCTCTACAGATACTGAAATGCGGTCATACAGTTAAACTTTATCTACAACATGTCAACCATGCGTCCCAAATGAAAACAATTTCAAACTGTAAATCTGCAACTCCTGTACTAGGCCTTTGAGAAAAGATCAGGGTAGAAATGTTAGAGAAACAGGTAATTATCATTCTAACAGTTTACCCATTGCAAGTCTGTGTTGCATAGCTTGCATATGAATCATGCATGTCTAATGGGTAAAGTTGTGACCAAAATTTAAACTCTATATATCTGAATAAAGCTATGCTTTTCATGAATGCATAACTTCCTCTAAAACAATTTAGGGTATAGCACAATAGTTACCTTCTTCAACTTCAGTGGCTTCAGCATTTTGGATGAGGTCTTGGAGCTCACTAGTCTGTGTGAGGCCACGGCTCTGTGCAATAACCTGTGGTTTTATGTTGGTAGACCACTTCTCCAACAACTTTGCAGAGGTCGCATCACCAAATAGAAGTCCAAAATCTTGATCAATCTGTACAAAATAACAAAGATAATTAAAGTAGGTACCACAGTAGGAACTCACTTTGTTTACCTAACGAGTCTGTGTTACTGCAGAACAACAATAGCACTTGatttcatatttgtttgtttgtttaaacaatTGAAGTCTCACATACCAAGCCTGGTATATCCATGAATCGCGGGAAAATGGATAGAATATCAGATGCCTCTTTAGGGTCGTGCAGCATCTTCTGGTGATAGGCCAGTGTTAACCTCATCTTTTCCTTTACCACTGCCTCATCAGCTGTATGCTTCATCAGGGCAATTGCTTCCTGACACTGACGTTCATCATTCAACCAGCTGTCTTCTTTGTAGGGATCCCTGTCAGCAGTTGGCCCACCTGAAAGTGTTTAAGACAATATGAAAACCACATTTGTAGTCCCTTTTCTTTCCAAAGCACAACATACCAACACTAGATACATGACAGGAAATAACATGGAAAACATGCATATATCCTAGAGTGACATTTAAATTTGCCCAACGCTGATGATTATGCAAAGCATGTTTGCATTTAAAAAGAACAGCGCTTATATACTATGTAACTCTTGACCTCATTCACAATATGACTTAATGACAGaccaatttggaacaaaagaatACTTCAAAGACAAGTCACAAATGTTAAGATGAGTAAAATAATCAAGTTGTatgttcatttgaaaaaaaaaaaaaaagttattcaagCCTTGCAGCCAAGCTAATAAAAGCACTGACTAAACATCAAATACTGCACCTGTCTGTGGTTGCCGTGGGCGTTTCATCCGTCCCTCTGATCCTTCTTTCTGCAGCGTTTTAATTCTCCATGCCAAATATCCACTTCCATCTTCTGCATTGTAATAATGCTCCTATGACCAGAACAATACACAGACCTAGTTGTTATACATTACACGACTAAGGAAATAAATGCCATATCAATTATAATGTAGATAATCTTTACTCTGAAATATACAGAGTATATCCTCCTCCTGTAAATCAAAAAGATTGAGAGGCAAAAGCTACTTACATAACCAAGTTTGCTCCTGGGGTCAGCCAAGTATGGGAATAGGGAGATGATTCCCTTCGCATATTCTTCCTTCAAACGTCGGGAAGGgcttgttctacacacaaaaacataaaccaaTTACAACCCATAACATCATAAACATCAATTTACAAATTACTGTATGAACAACCTACCCATGTTCATTTGTCAAATGTGCTACCAAGATTTTCACCATGTCACGTCTTCTGCCATCTGACAGACTTTTAGCGCGAGCGTATTCATTTATGACCTTCTCGCCTCCAGGGCTGCTCTTTAGGATATCTTCGACCATCTGGAGAGGGAAATGATGTAATATTGAGCAGAGATGAGAAATTAAAAAACTGACAAGTGTATATAGTTCCAAATATCTTTACTATTTAAGTAATTCTATATAGATGTAATTCAGAGGCAAGATTGGTGATCCTTACTTGGGCAAGACGACGTTCCTCAGCTCGATTTTTTTCAGGAGGACTTCTAATCAACATTGCTGTGTCATCAGACTCTGATGTGCCCCCAGCATCTCCTAATGAGCTTGAGCTTAAAGAATCTTCAATATAAACCATATCAATGGTCTGATTATCTGTTCATACTACTTTGATAGCATGCTACACAGCTATTAAGAATTAGTCCAATAGACATATTAGCCTGTGCAAATCAGTGAATTGGTGAATATTGCTGAGAATAAACAAAACTTAATAAGCATGTCAAACAATTTACCATCAAAACTTGCTGTGCCTGGGATGAAAATTTCTAGGACACCAAGGTCTGGTCGTGTCAGCAGATATTAAAATGCTTCCTCATCAACTTCTGTCTTCGAGTCATCAAAGACTTTAACGTCCATTGTAGGAAGATCAAATTTCTTGGCAACTGAAGGAAGACAAAccattggcaaattgacaaaggACAGCAAtgccaaaaaacacaaacagttgTTTTTATACCCCATAAGATACAATCATACacttattttattactattaaaaaCTAATTTTTCAGAGGGAAAATTATTAAAGATTTTAACAATGTTAAAGTTTGTTATTTCTCACCACATTCCAAAAACATCTGAAATGTAAAAGGTGTCTTTGAACTTCACTCTGACAACATTGTTGGTTTGCATCCTGAaggaaccaaaaagacaaagttaAACAAAAGGCGATAACACTCACAATCAGATGAAAAAAAGAACATTCGGTAACCCTTTAGAATACTGTTCGGTCATTAATGAATAACTACACAGGAACAAATGAGTAATGCACTATTAACATTCTAGTAACTACTATTAACTAACAAGAAATTCTGATTAACGAATTAGTAAGAAATAACGTTCAGTTGAATGAGGTAGTTCACTATTAGCTACTCAATAACTATTTTTTCATACCTCCCAGAGGACTACTAAGAACTACTGTATACAAGTTCATAATTAATGtgaataatgtataatataaggTAATGGTAACCCACTAGTAATGACTCAAGTATTACCGAATCCATCTGAAAGAATTACTATTCAAAATCTTACTAAAATCTCAAAAACTTCAGTCATTACTAGGGAGTTAtcatgcttttcactttataatactgATCCAAATAATAAGTAGTTCCTTCTGAAGGATGTAGTAGGGTAACACTTGAGTCATTACTATCCAAAACCTTACAAAAGACTCAAAAGTTTACAATGACTTCAGTCAATATTAGGGAGTTATCAtgcttttcactttagaatactgatcaaaataattagtaattccttctgAAGGATTTGGTAATACTTGAGTCATTACTAGTGGGTTATTTGTTCCTGTGTTTCCCATTATTCATTAATGacggaacagtattctaaagtgttaccaaacaggCATTAGTGCACTACACAACATTAATTATCTTTGTTCactaatgtgtttttaattagTAATAACTGTCTAATAGTTCTGTTAAGGCATGGTGCTCAATGCTCACCCACATAAAAATTGCCTCCAGCAATCCAATTAAGGCTAACGTTAACTTAACTCTTTACAGAGTCAAGTACATGTGGTGCACAACTCGAGCCGCTGGTCACAATAGTTTAGTGGACAAACATTTGATAGGCAGCTAGCTAGTTTCACTGTTGTCAATTAATGTTCATGTAATCTATATGTTAGCTTTTTGCTTTCAATATAACTTTGCTTAACTTAGTTCTTGAGGCCAGCTTAAATTAAGGTTAGGCTATGTGTTTGCCTCCACAGTGAAGCTAACATTAAATTAGCTAAAGTAGGTTTTAGTAAAGTTTTGGTGCACCACAGCATCTAACAAGTGATTAGTGATTTTTCCTCATTAGCTAGCATTGTGTCGAGCACTAACGTTCACGTTAAACTTCGCATCAAGTTAACATGAGAAAGCTATCTCTATAATATTCAAAAAACGTGGCAAACTGATCTCAAAACAGAGGCGAATATTATGAAAATGAATAAGACTTTGAAACTTTACTTACTTTAACATCCAGTAGAAGCGCAACTTCTCTTCTAAACCCACAAACGGCAGCGATCGCGATGGCCGTGACGAACAGTAATGGCGGATAAACTAAACTTTGGGAGGATAATTTTGGGGAGGAGTCACAGTTACTCTTTAATTTCGCTCCCACTCTACT from Myxocyprinus asiaticus isolate MX2 ecotype Aquarium Trade chromosome 29, UBuf_Myxa_2, whole genome shotgun sequence includes the following:
- the LOC127419790 gene encoding uncharacterized protein LOC127419790, with amino-acid sequence MLIRSPPEKNRAEERRLAQMVEDILKSSPGGEKVINEYARAKSLSDGRRRDMVKILVAHLTNEHGTSPSRRLKEEYAKGIISLFPYLADPRSKLGYEHYYNAEDGSGYLAWRIKTLQKEGSEGRMKRPRQPQTGGPTADRDPYKEDSWLNDERQCQEAIALMKHTADEAVVKEKMRLTLAYHQKMLHDPKEASDILSIFPRFMDIPGLIDQDFGLLFGDATSAKLLEKWSTNIKPQVIAQSRGLTQTSELQDLIQNAEATEVEEGWDSDMSSILMLVHLLPPSSQGRKRPGKISARQAYDCLVKFIKTGTSIQGHLDSIGESLQPYLLVVGPKRSRVQSCFIVIDQHALPCKASNSLACVDELFKAHFVFGTSYCQELTNVYSFLQTTVYDIDVETTKVNPRVAELRARMLQ